The following coding sequences lie in one Anguilla rostrata isolate EN2019 chromosome 8, ASM1855537v3, whole genome shotgun sequence genomic window:
- the tnfa gene encoding tumor necrosis factor a (TNF superfamily, member 2) codes for MKGAKEQSQTLLLDVEVGLETQRHTSRPWRWAAAALAVSLCVAAAVLLTWRMQNPDQSQEGSGLQLKLRELAGSDKAAIHLEADDVKPPYSVLWSKDTGHTFYQGGLDLENNEIVIPREGLYFVYSQASFQTNCHTQSGAGELVHISHAVDRFSDSYGGKWEPLMSALRPTCVKVAGARGSGKRWHSGIYLGGVFRLLEGDRLRTVTKDPSSLDREAGKTFFGAFTL; via the exons ATGAAGGGCGCTAAAGAACAGTCCCAGACGCTGCTGCTGGACGTGGAGGTGGGGCTGGAGACGCAAAGGCACACGTCGCGGCCATGGCGATGGGCCGCCGCCGCGCTGGCCGTGTCGCTGTGCGTCGCCGCCGCCGTCCTCCTCACCTGGCGCATGCAGAATCCAGACCAGAGCCAAGAAGGAAGTG GCTTGCAGCTCAAACTCAGGGAGCTGGCTGGAAGCGACAAAGCTGCTATTCATTTAGAAG CGGATGACGTGAAGCCCCCATATTCGGTGCTCTGGAGCAAAGACACGGGCCATACCTTTTACCAGGGGGGCCTGGACCTGGAGAACAACGAGATCGTGATCCCGCGGGAGGGGCTGTACTTCGTCTACAGCCAGGCGTCGTTCCAGACGAACTGCCACACCCAGTCGGGCGCGGGCGAGCTGGTGCACATCAGCCACGCGGTGGATCGCTTCTCAGACTCGTACGGTGGCAAGTGGGAGCCGCTGATGTCCGCCTTGCGGCCCACCTGCGTGAAGGTGGCGGGCGCACGGGGCAGCGGCAAGAGATGGCACAGCGGCATCTACCTGGGCGGAGTCTTCAGGCTGCTGGAGGGGGACAGGCTCCGCACCGTCACCAAAGACCCGTCCTCCCTGGATAGAGAGGCCGGCAAGACCTTCTTCGGCGCCTTCACCCTGTAA